The genome window TGAAGGGTTCGAGCCGACCGAAGAGTAGGAATGTGTATTACGGCCAGACCGCCCGTGAGGCCAGACCCGTCAGGGCCAGCAACAAAAAGTACAGCAGCGCCGAGCCGCCAAACACCTCTACCGCGCTCCAGTGGGTGCGCCCGAACACCCTTTCGCCAATGTAAAGCGTAGGGTAGGCATACAGCAGCACGAATGAGGCCAGCCGACCGCCCATGGACTGCTGGAATTTGTGGTTGACCACCTCGTTGATGAACTGTCGGTCGTGCTCGCTCAATTCGCTGTAATCGCGCCCACCTAGCTCGGACTCGAGCATCCGGCGGTGCAGATGGTTCATGGTGCGGTGGGCAAAAAAGGCAGCAATGCTCAAGGCCAGGGTAATCAGAAGGGGAGCAACCAGAGAGCTCATCGCCCTGGAGTATAGGTTGTGGGCGGGGCGGCTCGAGTGATATTCAACCTGTAGATTTGCAGTAAAAGTCACGCCTCACCACCAAACAACCCAGCAGCCAACGGGTCGGCAGCATGAGTTTTGTGAGCGTGGGACAGGGGTTTTTACTTCACCACTGTAGGGTAAAGTCCGCCGCTTGAATAGCAGCTATATCCCCATCGTTGGGCGCAATTTCTGGCAGGCTGGAGGTGGAGGAATCTATGCCCCTTCTGATCTGTCCAAACTGCGAAACCGGAATGAACGAAATTCAGCGCAATGGTGTGCACATAGACGTCTGCCCCAAGTGCCGGGGTGTCTGGCTCGACGGTGGTGAGATGGAAAAACTGCTGGGCCAGGTGCGCCAGTACGAACAGGAATACGAGGCAGAACTCGAGAGCTACCGCCGCCAGCAGTACGCCCCGCCGCAGCCTCAGGGCTATACCCCTCCGCCAGCCCATCACCGCAACCCCTACGACACCGACGACGACGAGTACTACAAGCGCCACGGCAAGAAGAAAAGCAAGCTGGGCCGGCTTTTCGACCTGTTCGACTAATCCTGTCCCTTGCTTTGCAATAGCAAAGGCTCGAGTTCACTTTCCTCCCACAATTTATACTCAGTAAACACACCCAGCACCATCTTGCTTTTTTTTTTGACCTTCCCGGTATCCTCCTGGCAGCACTCTCTTTCCGCCCTGCAACCCAGGAGGCTTGGTTATGCTGCATCAAAAAGGGCATTGGCTCGGTCTGTGGACATGGCTCCTGCTGGTATTGCTGGCTTGTAGCCCGCCCCCCCCGTCCGGCCACCCCCACCGCCACCGCGGTGGGCCTCAACGCCCAGTTCTACCCCAACCCCAGCTTTAGCGGCCCCGCCCTGGCTCGCCTGGAACCCCGCCTGGCCCTTGCGGGGCAGGTGCCCGGCCTGCGTCCGGGGCCCTTCTCGGCCCGCTACGAAGGCGCCCTGCTACCCCCCAGGGACGGCGATTACACCCTGCACTTGGTGGGCCAGGGCCAGACCTGCGTCTTCGACGACCTCTCGCTTTACGCGGGCAGCAAGCAGCCCCTGGGGCCGGCCCCCGAGCTGGCCTCCAACCGGCTCAACAACCCCGCCTTCGAGCAGGGCCTCACTGGCTGGACGCTGGCCACCGGCAACGCCACCACCCCCGCCGAGGGGCAGAGCGGCCAGGCCCTGGCCTACCAGGCCTGGAGCTGGGTCTACCAGATCGTCCCCCTCACGGGATTAACCCCTGGGGAGCGGCTGGTCTTGCGGGGCTTTTTGCGCAACCCCAACGCCCAGGCCTGCACCCTGGGCCTGCAAGGGGGCAGCGAGACCGCCCTCACCTTCGACCAGCCCGTACACTACCGGGCCCTGGACTGGCAGGAGGTCTACACCGAGGTCACCTTCCCCAGCGGCACCACCTGGCTGGGGGCCTACCTGGCCGGGCCGGAGGGCTGCCGCTTCGACGATCTGCAGTTGGGGGTGCCCGAGAGCGGCGGCTCCCCCCTGCCCACCGGCATCAGCCTGAACGCCCGCACCGCCTTGGCCGGCAGCGGCTTCAACCTGGCCGCTGAGGGGGGCGAGGAGGGGGTGAGCTATAGCTGGGAACTGGGCGACGGCACCACCGCCACCGGCGAGACCGTCTACCACGAGTACCGCCAGCCGGGTTACTACACCATCACCCTCACCGCCACCGCGCCCGACGGCCAGACCGCCACCTTCCAGCAGCAGGTGGCCCAGCTCCCCAGCATCCACGCCATGCCGGAGTTCCGGGCCCTGGCCGACCCCTTCCCGCTGGCCTTCGATGTGCAGTACCCGCTGAGCGGCCATACCTACGAGTGGCGCTTCAGCGACGGTGCGGTGCTGAACGGCCCCCGGGTGGAGCGAACCTTTGAGAACCTGGGCTTCTACGGCCTGACCCTGGTCATCTACGAGGAGCCCAGCCCCACCGGCCTGGGCCGCCAGAGCAGCGAGCGCCGGGTGGTGGCCGTCGAGCAGACCCGCATCAACCGCATCGCCGAGGTGCCCATCGCCGACATCCAGGGCTTCCAGACCGGCCCCACCAGCTTCATCTTCAGCGCGGCAGCCTCCGAAGGGGAGGGCCCCCTGACCTACACCTGGGACTTTGGCGACGGCACCAGCGCCACCGGGGCCGAGGTCAGCAAAACCTACAGCGGCAATGGGCGCTACCCCATTACCCTCACGGTGCGCGACCGCTTCGGCCAGACCGACCAGGAGGAGGCGGTGGTCACCCTGGGCACCCAGTACGCCCCCGGTAGCCCGGCCACCCGGGTCGAGGCCGGTTACAGCGGGGGGTTGCAGGGACAGTCGGCCGTTGCCAGCCCGGCCGCGCCCAACCCCTTTGCGGGCGCGCAAACCTCCAAGCTGCGCGTGCGCCCCCGGCCCGACCGGGCCCTCCAGGCCCTCTCGCTGGAGGCCGAACTCAACCGCCGCACCCAGCGCAGCCGCATCCGCTACCTGGCCCCCAACACCGCACCCGGCCCCAGCCTGCGGGCCCAGGCCGCCAACCTGGAACTCAGCAACCCCTTCCCCTTCGTGCTCCACAGCGGGGTGAACAGCCTGGGCGCTGTCCACGAAGCCCCCAGCACCAGCGACCTTTTCCGGCTGGGCTCGGCCAGCGTGCAGGTGCGGGGGCTCCCACAGCCCCAGGGCCTGGCCTGGGACTACGAGGGGGTAGACCCCCAGGCCAACACCGCCGCCCGCATCCGGGTCTTCCGCCCCGCCTTCCCCAACCCGCTGCCCGCCGGCCGCACCCCCCTGCGCACCCAGGCCCAGCTGCAAAGCGGCGCCACGGTGGCCCTGGAAAGCGACCTGGCCGCCTTCGCCGGCCTGCGGGTGCCGCGGGTCACCCTCTCGGTGCTGCCCGATACCCAGTTCCCCAGCGGGCCCAGCGTGCAGGAGTACCTGGTGCAGGTGGGGGGCCAGACCGAGCTGATGGCCCAGGTGAACATCCGGGTTGGCCAGGTCTCACAGAACGGCTTCGTCTTCTTCGAGCTGCCGGTCTATGCGGTGGACGAGGCTGGCAACCTCCTGAGCGACGTCTCGGGGGTCTTCTACGCCCGCTTTGCCGACCCCCGCATCCTCTCCATCAGCGGCGAGATGGTGCGGGGCCGGGCCAGCATGACGGTGGCCCTCAACCTGGCCAACTTCGCCGACGGCACCACCCAGTTCGACCTGCGACCCCTCACCCTCTTCTCCGGCAACCCCCAGAACCCCTGCGGCCCCAACAACCAGTACGCCCCCTTCGGCGCCACCCTCGCGGGCTGCACCCAGCTCACCGCCAGCTATGCGGCCCCGGCAGGGCTGAACCTGGAGGCCTACCCCTACACCCTGCCCGAGGACTACCCAAGCCGCACCAACCGCATCCTGATTGGTAAGAACCTGGACGAGGTCGGCCTCTACGACCAGAACCTGCGCGACGCCATCGAGACCGGCCTGGAGCTATCCGGCCAGGGCCTGCGGGCCCAGAGCAGCGCCGGTGAGATCGCCCGGCTGATCCTGGGCTTCATCCCCATCGTGGGCGATGCCGTGGACGGCCTGGAGCAGCTCTACAACGCCGCCACCGGCAGGCAGGTAGACCCCGTTTTGGCGGTGCTCTCGGCGGCAGGGCTGGCGTTAGACCTGGGCACCGGCGGGGTGGGGGACGTGACCGCTGGGGTCAAGGCCGCCTACCGCGTCAGCCTGGCCATCAGCCGGCAGGGCGGGGGCCTGGTGGCCCTGGTCATCCGCGAACAGTTCGTCCAGTTCACCCGCGGGCGGCTCTCGCCGCAGGCGCTGGTGGACGGCCTGCGGCAGCGGTTCGGCAGAATGGTAGACCTGGCCAGGGCGCGGGGGTGTGGGGGGTTCTCGCTCAACAACCTTTGTTTGAAAGCTTACGACAAGGTATCTACCAGGGTTCAGGGTAACACCTCCGCTAATGAAGTCTTGCTGCAGATGGATGGCTTCATCGAAGAAGCCAGTCGGAGAGGTGTCCCTCCCCGAGAACATCTCGACACGCTGTCGCAGTTTGGCTCTTGCTTTGGCTATCGCAACAGGGGGCTGCTATCGCTCTCGGTGCAGTCTACCAACGAGCGATGCGACCTGCTGGAGCTTCTGCGCTGGAGACTCCTGGCATTTGACCCAGATACAGGCAAGTGGCGTGCGGGCGAGGCTAACAGCGCCATCCGCTATGAACAGCAGTATGGGGGAACATTAACAAGGTACGAGCAGGGCGGCTTTGACTTCCGGCAAGGAACCACCACCTTCGACGTGAAAGGGGCCGTTGACCCCAGCCAGGCCAAAGCCTTCGCCGCCAACTTCAACGCGAGGGGTTTTGTGCGTAAAATCTCGGAGGAGCTCAATGACTCTACAGTGGATTTCATCATCGTGGAGACACTGTACATCCCGGAGGCGCAGAAGGCTGTGGTGGAGGCGCTGATAAACGAACTCCCACCAGACCAGAGGAACCGTATCCGCATACTGCGATAGCCCTGATAATAACAAATAGGAGTTACGCAGTTGCCTTCCTCCCCTCTCCTCGGCTACCCTTTTCTGCAAAGCACACAGACTAAGAGGGATTAGCTGCTATGAACCCACCAAAGTGCAACGACCTGGACTACATCCACTTCCTCATCGCTGCCCAGAGGGTCTTTACCTGCAGCGAAGCCGCCCGCTGCCAACCAGAGGCTCCAGCCCACGATGCCTTCACCCGTCTGCTCCAGCGACAGCCTCCCGACACGGAGGCGCTGTGGCAGGAGGCCAGGGCCTTGGTGGAGCCCACCCGAGGGCTTCTGGTGCTGGACGATACCACCCTGGATAAACCCTACGCCCGGCGGATGGAGTTGGTGACCTACCACTGGAGCGGCAAGCACCAGCGGGTGGTCAAGGGGATCGCCCTCATGACCCTGCTGTGGACGGAGGGCCAGGCTCTCATCTCCCTGGTGCACGGGCACAGCCCGTCCCGAGAGGGGATCGTCCCCTGCGACTTCCGGGTCTACGACAAGCCTTCGGGGGGCCCGAGCAAGAACGCGCACTTTCTGGAGATGCTGCGGGTGGCCAAGGGACGGGGCTTTGCCCCGGCGTACGTGCTGATGGATAGCTGGTACGCTTCGCTGGAGAACCTGAAGGGGATTGCTGGCCTGGGCTGGCGCTTCCTCACCCGGCTGAAGGGGAACCGCCTGGTGAACCCTGAGGGGGCGGGGCTGCGGCCGGTGAGCGAGGTAGAGATACCCCCGGCGGGGAGGGTGGTGCACCTGAAGGGTTTTGGTTTGGTCAGGGTGTTCCGGACGGTTTCAAAAGACGGGGACGCAGAGTACTGGGCGACCAACGACCTGGGGATGCGCGAGGATCAACGGGGGGAGCTGGAGCGGGCGGGATGGGGTATAGAGGTCTACCACCGGGGCCTCAAGGGGTGTTGCGGGGTGGAGCGGGCCCAGGTGAGGAAGAAGGCTTCGGTCTTAGGCCACCTGCTGCTGGCCCTGCGGGCTTTCCTCAGGCTGGAGGCATACCGCTTGCGGACGGGGGTGAGCTGGTACGAGTCCAAGACAAGCATCATTCGCGAGGCGATACGAAGTTACCTGGCCAATCCCATCCACATCCTTCACCCAACTGCGTAACTCCTAAACAAATAATATGGCTACCATCCGTTTGTACGAAACACCCGGCAAAAACTGGTTTGGTGCCGGCGGCATGTACGACGTGATCTGTGAGTATGCCCTGGCCCACCCCAGCGTGCAGGCCCTGCCCGAGTTTGCCAAGGCCATTGAGGAATCCCTGTGGTATCGCGGGATTAATTTGTACGAACACGGCGATGCGGCCATCAAAGCCTTCACCGAGGCGGTGGGCGACCTGGTGCGCTACATTGACTCCCCGGAGGGCAAGGCCCGTTGGGGTGAGCGTCATCCGGTCATCCTGGAGGGGGTTCAAGCGCTTTACGACCTGCTCCTCAACTATGACCCCGAGCGGTACAGGTGAGGCTTGCTGGAGGGGGGCATTTGGTACGGCCTACCACCACTTGCATAGGTTCGTAAGCGGCTAGCCGAGTGCTTTAGTACCAAACAGCCAGGGCCTGCGGGCCCAGAGCAGCGCCGGTGAGATCGCCCGGCTGATCCTGGGCTTCATCCCCATCGTGGGCGATGCCGTGGACGGCCTGGAGCAGCTCTACAACGCCGCCACCGGCAGGCAGGTAGACCCCGTTTTGGCGGTGCTCTCGGCGGCAGGGCTGGCGTTAGACCTGGGCACCGGCGGGGTGGGGGACGTGACCGCTGGGGTCAAGGCCGCCTACCGCGTCAGCCTGGCCATCAGCCGGCAGGGCGGGGGCCTGGTGGCCCTGGTCATCCGCGAACAGTTCGTCCAGTTCACCCGCGGGCGGCTCTCGCCGCAGGCGCTGGTGGACGGCCTGCGGCAGCGGTTCGGCAGGGTTGTGGAAATCGTTCGAGCACCGGGTTGCCGGTTTGGACCGCTTGGGCTAGGCTGCGTCGTCCTATATGACAAGACAGCAACTGCCGTTAGGGCGAGGGAAAGCCTGCAACCTGATACTGCACTCCGCAAGGTGGATGTGGGCTTGGGAGATGCGAGGCGGTCAAATTTTTCTGAAGCCTGCTACTTGGGAGCTGTTTCGAAGGGGGCTAAGCACCACAGTTTGGCAGAACTTTCTCTACTTGTCGTAGGACTAACGGAAAGCCAGATAACGGTTCAGTCCAGTAATGGCTGTCTATACACTAGGTTTAACAAGGCTATTCAAGGAACATTCAGAAGCAAATTTGCAGCAAAAGGAATTCCCCAATCTGAACTTGATGATGCAGCTCCACACCACATAGTTCCGATGAACGCCACTAAAGCTTTTGCGGCTTGTGACGATGGAGGATTTGATAACTGCTCGGAAGCACGTAGAATTCTGGCGAAGGCCGGAGTGAGTGTTAACGAAGCGTCTAACGGTGTATTACTCCCTTGGAAGAGGGGAGAACTCAGGATATTCGACACCAAATATCCCAATGCAACAGAACATAGTGGCATGCATACAAAAGTATATTTTAGGAATGTTTACGATAGGTTATCGGAACTGGATCGCCGGTTCGGTAGCAATCCTGACCGCCTCTCCAGGGAAGTTCGCAAAGAGCTACAAAAGATTGCAGATGAGCTACTAGCAGGTACTTTCCCAACGAGGTAATCCCGAAGTATGAGAGTTTATGCCATAAGCAGCGGCTTGCGAGACTCTGATAGTTGCCTTTGGCCTACCTTAGGTCTTGGCTCCAGGACTCATGAGGTAATGGATCTGATACGAGCGTCCTTTGAATCAGGTGGCTCTAGCTTAGCCGACCACTGGGCTAGGGAGAACTGGGAGATTCCAGCCGTGGTATTTAACTACGACAATCACCCGAAGGATACTCCACCTGCTAACTTTGATTACTGCCATCCCGTGAGCTCTCTCATCATGGATGAGTATGTCTTTCAACTTTTTGATGACTGCCTTTACGGCTCTGGGGAACTGCTACCGCTAAAGTCTACTGGCGACAGTCCATACTACTTGTTTAACTGCACAAAGGTCATTGACGTGTTGGATACTAAGAGGGGACACTACAACTGGCTTTCTGGTTACAGGGGCAAAGTAGCATCTGCGGCATATGTTCTTGCTTTCAAAAAATTGCCCGCTGGGCTGGACTTGTTCCGCGTTCCGCAACTCAGCAAAATGCTATTTGCCAGCGAGGAATTCTCAATCCGAATTAGAGAAGAGGGGCAGTGTAACAAGCGGCTAAGGAGCAATGTTAGGTGTGATCTAGTGTGGGATAGTGACGACCCCACTTACTGGGATGAGCGGTATCCGCCAGAACAGTGGGAGAGAGTCAAAAAGCTCAAGCACTCTACATAAGTCGAGATCATTCTCTGAAATGTTCCACATGTTTCATCTACTATTGATGAGCTGTTAACCCCAGCCAGGCCAAAGCCTTCGCCGCCAACTTCAACGCGAGGGGTTTTGTGCGTAAAATCTCGGAGGAGCTGATGTTATCGCAGGTTGATTTCGTCATCGTGGAGACGCTGTACATCCCGGAGGCGCAGAAGGCTGTGGTGGAGGCGCTGATAAACGAACTCCCACCAGACCAGAGGAACCGTATCCGCATACTGCGATAGCCCTGATAATAATAAATATGGCTACCATCATTCTGTACGAAAATGGCCCTGGTTGGTTCGGGGCTGGCGGCATCTACGATGTGATCTGCGAGTATGCCCTGGCCCACCCCAGCGTGCAGGCCCTACCCGAGTTTGCCAAGGCCGTTGAGGAATCCCTGTGGTATCGCGGGATTAATTTGTACGAATACGGCGATGCGGCCATCAAAGCCTTCACCGAGGCGGTGGGCGACCTGGTGCGCTACATTGCCTCCCCGGAGGGCAAGGCCCGTTGGGGTGAGCGTCATCCGGTCATTCTGGAGCGGGTTCAGATGCTCTACGACCTGCTCCTCAACTATGACCCCGAGCGGTACAGGTGAGGCTTGCTGGAGGGGGGCATTGGGCAGCAGCGACGAATGCACCTGTCCCATTGAAAGGGATGGTTTGGAGCATTGAAGAGGCACAACCCATCATCATAGATTTGGTGAGAACCGTATAATCGGCGTGTAGATAAAAGGAGCCCTGCTATGGATCGAGTCCAACGCCTTCGCACCGTGGTCGCTGCTGCGCAAAAGCACCCCGTTTACGCCCAAAAACTCAGTAACGTAGATGTCCAGAGCCTGACCCCCGAACGCATCACCAGCCTGCCCCTCACTACCCGTCAGGAGTGGCTGGCCTATATCCAGTCGAACCCCCAGCCCCCCAAAGGCGCGGCCCTGATGCACCTGACCCCGAGCCCGGCCATCGGCTGGATGCCCGAGTACCTCTCCGCCGAGGACGTGGAGTACCAGGCCCAGGCCTTATCGGCCCAGATGCAGCGCCTGGGGGTGGCCGGAAAGAAAGCCCTGGTGGCTTTTGGCTACCACATTTTTGCCGGGGGTTGGCTGTTTCACGAGGCCCTGCAACGGGCCGGTGCGATGGTTTTGCCACATGGCCCTGGTGAGGCCGAGCGCATCGTGCAGCTACAGCAACAGTACGGCTTCGAGATTCTAGTCTCTAACCCCAGCTTTGCCATGAAAATTGCCCAGGCCGGGGGCCGGTTTGAGCTTTTGATGGCTGGTGGCGAACCCTTTACCTCGGTACCGGGCTACCGCGAGAAGCTCGAGCAGGCCATCGGCGGGGTTGCGGTTGACGCCTACGGCACCTCGGAGCTGGGGGTGGTAGCCGGGGAGGGACTGGAAAAAAACGGGCTGTGGGAAATCCCCGAGATGGCCATTATCGAGGTGCTCGACCCCGAGACCCTCGAGCCCACCCCGGAGGGCGAAAAAGGGGAGATGGTGGTGACCTCGCTCTCGCGCACCCTGATGCCCATGATCCGCTTCCGCACCGGCGACCTGGCGGTGGTATCGCGCCCCGAGGGGCGGCTCTGCCTGCCCAGGGGGGTGATTGGGCGCACCGACCTGATGGTTAAGGTGAAGGGGGTTAAGCTCTATCCCACCGAACTGGCCCCCCTGCTCATGGCCTTTGGCATTGACCCCCGTGGCGGAGCCCAACTGGTGGTGGAAACCAAAGAAGGTGGCACCGACAAGCTCACGCTGCGCATCAAGGCCGAGGCGGTGCCGCCCCAGCTCGGCCCGGCCTTGCAGCAGGCCACCGGCATCCGCCTGGACGAGATTCAGGCCGACCCGGCCCTGGAAGGGCCGCCCCTGGTGGATAAGCGCTACTAAAAATCTCTTCCGAAAGCCCCTCCCAGTAAGGCAGATCTGGGAGGGGAGTGCCTTGGGGCTTGGCTGGAAGGGTCACGGTAGGTTTTTCTACAATGTTTGTCCGTATTCCAAACTATCTTCATAAGTAACAACCTGGTTGCGTCTGGAAGGTGGAAGTGTAAGATGTTGGCGACAGTCGGTCGGGCGGCAAGGGCTTTACCAAGCCTCGTGAAGATAGGCACAAGCTCGACCACCCTTAGTAGCAGAGGAGGCGCATGTCACCGATAAGTGAGTATCAGGCTTTACTGGTGTACCTGGCTGTTGCCGTCGGCATTGCCGTGCTGGCAACCGTGGTGGGGGCCCTCTTAGGCCCTAAAAAGGGTGGGCGTTTCAAGCTGATGCCCTATGAGTCGGGCAACGACCCTGCCGGGGAGGTCAAGCGCTTCCCGGTGCACTTCTACGCGGTGGCGATGCTTTTCATCATCTTCGATGTGGAGGTGGCCTTTTTGTGGCCCTACGCGGTGAGCGCCGGCACCGTGGGTGTGGTGGGCTTTGTGGGCCTGCTGGTCTTTACGCTTTTGTTGTTCGTGGGTTTTTTGTACGAGTGGTACAAGGGCGTGATGAAATGGCACTAGCGCGCCCGGCCCAAAGGGGGTTTTGAATGGCAACCATTGC of Meiothermus sp. contains these proteins:
- a CDS encoding zf-TFIIB domain-containing protein codes for the protein MPLLICPNCETGMNEIQRNGVHIDVCPKCRGVWLDGGEMEKLLGQVRQYEQEYEAELESYRRQQYAPPQPQGYTPPPAHHRNPYDTDDDEYYKRHGKKKSKLGRLFDLFD
- a CDS encoding PKD domain-containing protein translates to MGLNAQFYPNPSFSGPALARLEPRLALAGQVPGLRPGPFSARYEGALLPPRDGDYTLHLVGQGQTCVFDDLSLYAGSKQPLGPAPELASNRLNNPAFEQGLTGWTLATGNATTPAEGQSGQALAYQAWSWVYQIVPLTGLTPGERLVLRGFLRNPNAQACTLGLQGGSETALTFDQPVHYRALDWQEVYTEVTFPSGTTWLGAYLAGPEGCRFDDLQLGVPESGGSPLPTGISLNARTALAGSGFNLAAEGGEEGVSYSWELGDGTTATGETVYHEYRQPGYYTITLTATAPDGQTATFQQQVAQLPSIHAMPEFRALADPFPLAFDVQYPLSGHTYEWRFSDGAVLNGPRVERTFENLGFYGLTLVIYEEPSPTGLGRQSSERRVVAVEQTRINRIAEVPIADIQGFQTGPTSFIFSAAASEGEGPLTYTWDFGDGTSATGAEVSKTYSGNGRYPITLTVRDRFGQTDQEEAVVTLGTQYAPGSPATRVEAGYSGGLQGQSAVASPAAPNPFAGAQTSKLRVRPRPDRALQALSLEAELNRRTQRSRIRYLAPNTAPGPSLRAQAANLELSNPFPFVLHSGVNSLGAVHEAPSTSDLFRLGSASVQVRGLPQPQGLAWDYEGVDPQANTAARIRVFRPAFPNPLPAGRTPLRTQAQLQSGATVALESDLAAFAGLRVPRVTLSVLPDTQFPSGPSVQEYLVQVGGQTELMAQVNIRVGQVSQNGFVFFELPVYAVDEAGNLLSDVSGVFYARFADPRILSISGEMVRGRASMTVALNLANFADGTTQFDLRPLTLFSGNPQNPCGPNNQYAPFGATLAGCTQLTASYAAPAGLNLEAYPYTLPEDYPSRTNRILIGKNLDEVGLYDQNLRDAIETGLELSGQGLRAQSSAGEIARLILGFIPIVGDAVDGLEQLYNAATGRQVDPVLAVLSAAGLALDLGTGGVGDVTAGVKAAYRVSLAISRQGGGLVALVIREQFVQFTRGRLSPQALVDGLRQRFGRMVDLARARGCGGFSLNNLCLKAYDKVSTRVQGNTSANEVLLQMDGFIEEASRRGVPPREHLDTLSQFGSCFGYRNRGLLSLSVQSTNERCDLLELLRWRLLAFDPDTGKWRAGEANSAIRYEQQYGGTLTRYEQGGFDFRQGTTTFDVKGAVDPSQAKAFAANFNARGFVRKISEELNDSTVDFIIVETLYIPEAQKAVVEALINELPPDQRNRIRILR
- a CDS encoding transposase produces the protein MNPPKCNDLDYIHFLIAAQRVFTCSEAARCQPEAPAHDAFTRLLQRQPPDTEALWQEARALVEPTRGLLVLDDTTLDKPYARRMELVTYHWSGKHQRVVKGIALMTLLWTEGQALISLVHGHSPSREGIVPCDFRVYDKPSGGPSKNAHFLEMLRVAKGRGFAPAYVLMDSWYASLENLKGIAGLGWRFLTRLKGNRLVNPEGAGLRPVSEVEIPPAGRVVHLKGFGLVRVFRTVSKDGDAEYWATNDLGMREDQRGELERAGWGIEVYHRGLKGCCGVERAQVRKKASVLGHLLLALRAFLRLEAYRLRTGVSWYESKTSIIREAIRSYLANPIHILHPTA
- a CDS encoding AHH domain-containing protein, which codes for MDGLEQLYNAATGRQVDPVLAVLSAAGLALDLGTGGVGDVTAGVKAAYRVSLAISRQGGGLVALVIREQFVQFTRGRLSPQALVDGLRQRFGRVVEIVRAPGCRFGPLGLGCVVLYDKTATAVRARESLQPDTALRKVDVGLGDARRSNFSEACYLGAVSKGAKHHSLAELSLLVVGLTESQITVQSSNGCLYTRFNKAIQGTFRSKFAAKGIPQSELDDAAPHHIVPMNATKAFAACDDGGFDNCSEARRILAKAGVSVNEASNGVLLPWKRGELRIFDTKYPNATEHSGMHTKVYFRNVYDRLSELDRRFGSNPDRLSREVRKELQKIADELLAGTFPTR
- a CDS encoding phenylacetate--CoA ligase family protein, which gives rise to MDRVQRLRTVVAAAQKHPVYAQKLSNVDVQSLTPERITSLPLTTRQEWLAYIQSNPQPPKGAALMHLTPSPAIGWMPEYLSAEDVEYQAQALSAQMQRLGVAGKKALVAFGYHIFAGGWLFHEALQRAGAMVLPHGPGEAERIVQLQQQYGFEILVSNPSFAMKIAQAGGRFELLMAGGEPFTSVPGYREKLEQAIGGVAVDAYGTSELGVVAGEGLEKNGLWEIPEMAIIEVLDPETLEPTPEGEKGEMVVTSLSRTLMPMIRFRTGDLAVVSRPEGRLCLPRGVIGRTDLMVKVKGVKLYPTELAPLLMAFGIDPRGGAQLVVETKEGGTDKLTLRIKAEAVPPQLGPALQQATGIRLDEIQADPALEGPPLVDKRY
- a CDS encoding NADH-quinone oxidoreductase subunit A, translated to MSPISEYQALLVYLAVAVGIAVLATVVGALLGPKKGGRFKLMPYESGNDPAGEVKRFPVHFYAVAMLFIIFDVEVAFLWPYAVSAGTVGVVGFVGLLVFTLLLFVGFLYEWYKGVMKWH